The following are encoded in a window of Castanea sativa cultivar Marrone di Chiusa Pesio chromosome 5, ASM4071231v1 genomic DNA:
- the LOC142637131 gene encoding senescence-specific cysteine protease SAG39-like, with protein sequence MALTPEKGLFFLSLVFIWACQATSRTLHEASMLERHEQWIAMYGRTYKDNAEKERRFGIFKDNVEFIESFNSARNRSYKVSINAFADRTNEEFRASRNGYKQSFKHRRPASATTPFKYENVTAVPPSIDWRKKGAVTPIKDQGECGCCWAFSAVAAMEGINQIAHKKLVSLSEQELVDCDTRGEDQGCEGGLMDDAFKFIMQHKGLTSEANYPYKEMDGSCNRNKEQFPAARITGYEDVPVNNEKALLNAVTHQPISVAIDASGAAMQFYSSGIFTGDCGTELDHGVTAVGYGITAQGTKYWLVKNSWGTSWGEDGYIRMQRDTRAKEGLCGIAKDPSYPTA encoded by the exons ATGGCTTTGACACCTGAAAAGGGATTGTTCTTCCTATCACTGGTGTTTATATGGGCTTGTCAAGCCACTTCCCGCACGCTCCATGAAGCTTCCATGTTAGAGAGGCATGAGCAATGGATTGCTATGTATGGACGCACTTATAAGGACAATGCAGAGAAGGAAAGGCGTTTCGGGATATTCAAGGACAATGTTGAGTTCATAGAGTCTTTCAACAGTGCCAGAAATCGTTCTTACAAGGTGAGCATCAATGCATTTGCAGATCGAACTAACGAAGAATTCCGGGCCTCTCGCAATGGGTACAAACAGTCCTTCAAACATCGTAGGCCTGCAAGTGCAACGACACCATTTAAGTATGAAAATGTGACTGCAGTGCCACCTAGCATTGATTGGAGAAAGAAAGGAGCCGTTACACCTATTAAGGACCAAGGGGAATGTG GATGTTGCTGGGCATTTTCAGCGGTTGCAGCCATGGAAGGGATTAACCAAATTGCACATAAGAAGTTGGTTTCTCTTTCAGAGCAAGAATTAGTTGATTGTGACACCAGAGGTGAAGACCAAGGATGTGAAGGTGGTCTAATGGATGATGCCTTTAAATTTATAATGCAACACAAAGGCCTAACAAGTGAAGCAAACTATCCCTACAAGGAAATGGATGGAAGTTGCAACAGAAACAAGGAACAATTCCCTGCCGCCAGGATCACAGGCTATGAAGATGTGCCTGTCAACAATGAGAAGGCACTGCTCAATGCAGTGACCCATCAACCGATTTCTGTAGCCATTGATGCCAGTGGAGCAGCCATGCAGTTTTACTCAAGTGGGATCTTCACAGGAGATTGTGGAACAGAGTTGGACCATGGTGTTACTGCAGTTGGTTATGGGATCACAGCCCAAGGGACTAAGTATTGGTTAGTAAAGAATTCATGGGGCACCAGTTGGGGTGAAGATGGATATATAAGAATGCAAAGAGATACTCGTGCCAAGGAAGGTCTATGTGGTATTGCCAAGGACCCTTCCTATCCCACTGCTTGA